In a single window of the Drosophila albomicans strain 15112-1751.03 chromosome 3, ASM965048v2, whole genome shotgun sequence genome:
- the LOC117567847 gene encoding uncharacterized protein LOC117567847 → MSARNRLTISNLVDTARCNRMATPLSSHKTGARLRANGGDGDGGNVILKASSTAACRIPASGRQEKSNIASTLRAASIRNKASGEKVVSPRKGKASVNGDKKFPDRLATIGASKQSDRMWPTRKSAVGAAIVIKDKLEEVQNNGRIDDEPATIIMLDTGIQTDEAEIMNRDLLVGDIKLLMPSTLITRKIDKTRRESPNKSKRESKRKFDSHERDEEQHLDELKEYMERTCVTKRAAKKPSSILPHFESAQYCNVFKSMDEFFTREIPKTESISNIQDRIKRKEEELMSLFDGVDVQKPSESESEAE, encoded by the coding sequence ATGAGCGCACGAAATAGATTGACTATATCAAATTTGGTAGATACTGCACGTTGTAACAGAATGGCGACGCCGCTATCATCACACAAAACCGGAGCTAGGCTACGAGCAAACGGaggcgatggcgatggagGCAACGTCATCTTAAAGGCATCGTCTACAGCTGCTTGTCGCATACCTGCATCTGGGCGTCAGGAGAAGTCTAATATTGCATCAACGCTACGTGCTGCTAGTATTCGTAATAAGGCATCTGGTGAAAAAGTAGTCAGTCCCCGTAAAGGAAAAGCTTCAGTAAATGGCGATAAAAAGTTCCCCGATAGACTAGCTACGATCGGTGCTTCAAAACAATCAGATCGCATGTGGCCAACTCGAAAGTCTGCTGTAGGCGCTGCTATAgtaataaaagataaattaGAAGAAGTCCAAAATAATGGTAGAATAGACGATGAGCCAGCCACTATCATCATGCTTGACACTGGAATTCAAACTGATGAGGCGGAAATAATGAATCGTGACCTACTCGTCGGCGATATTAAGCTCTTGATGCCCTCGACACTAATTACCAGAAAAATTGACAAGACGCGCCGCGAAAGTCCAAATAAAAGTAAGCGCGAATCAAAGCGTAAATTTGATTCCCATGAGCGCGATGAGGAACAGCATTTGGACGAACTGAAGGAGTATATGGAACGCACATGTGTAACAAAACGTGCTGCCAAGAAGCCATCCTCGATTTTACCTCACTTTGAGTCAGCCCAATACTGTAATGTATTCAAATCTATGGATGAATTTTTTACTCGTGAAATTCCTAAAACTGAGTCCATATCAAATATACAGGATCGAATTAAACGGAAGGAGGAAGAACTTATGAGCTTGTTTGATGGTGTGGATGTGCAGAAACCGTCTGAGTCGGAATCTGAAGccgaataa
- the LOC117567845 gene encoding GPI mannosyltransferase 2, translating to MTLKVTKLALSSRLIVLAVQLVSNWVVPDHKPDVFRMPLPPEGYTKGPLPWLDKLIVGCLNGLRHWDGEYFLHIANNLYTYENTLAFYPLYPTMVRYIAMACQSLYVPLSMQSLTLVVGVALNVWLFCEAANLLYQLTQRMFNDLNKSWNAALIFCFNPASIFFSAVYSESCFAYTSFFLMLECVKPHQKFNYIRIGVSLSACIMCRSNGLIALGFPLYFFLRHVLLTANAKRCRQVFKMTLAVIVPLIILHAYYFYIYRLYCIPSVKVNIPQHVQAYASERNYLLAGRGPEGSPWCQYTLPFPYNYVQSNYWDVGFLRYYQWSQLPNFILALPMLLFMNWHCCDYLWSFATRKWAPTASWRDVLKVQKTLPFVLHGAFLTLVCALFVHIQVSTRLLASATPIFYWFAADHMPRSLDQLKFRTKAGALFFWCTVYCACGTVLFSNNYPWT from the coding sequence ATGACGCTGAAAGTAACAAAGTTGGCACTTTCAAGTCGCCTAATTGTCTTGGCTGTGCAACTGGTGTCCAACTGGGTGGTGCCCGATCATAAGCCGGATGTTTTTCGTATGCCTCTGCCACCAGAAGGCTATACAAAAGGTCCTCTGCCCTGGCTGGACAAGCTGATTGTGGGCTGTTTGAATGGACTTCGCCACTGGGATGGAGAATACTTTTTGCATATTGCCAACAATTTATACACTTACGAGAATACGCTGGCCTTCTATCCACTGTATCCAACTATGGTGCGCTACATTGCAATGGCTTGCCAGAGTTTATATGTGCCATTGTCGATGCAATCGCTGACGCTGGTCGTAGGCGTGGCATTAAATGTGTGGCTCTTCTGTGAGGCGGCTAATCTGCTGTATCAGCTGACACAACGAATGTTCAATGACTTGAACAAGAGCTGGAATGCAGCGTTAATATTTTGCTTCAATCCGGCAAGTATTTTCTTCAGTGCCGTCTACTCAGAGTCATGCTTTGCGTACACCAGCTTTTTCCTGATGCTCGAGTGTGTGAAGCCACATCAGAAGTTCAACTATATTCGTATCGGCGTCAGTCTATCGGCTTGTATTATGTGTCGCTCCAACGGCCTGATTGCCTTAGGATTCCCACTCTACTTCTTCCTTCGCCACGTGCTGCTGACAGCAAACGCGAAGCGGTGTCGTCAAGTTTTCAAAATGACGTTGGCTGTGATTGTGCCGCTTATCATCCTGCACGCTTACTATTTCTACATCTATCGGCTATATTGCATACCCAGCGTTAAAGTTAATATTCCTCAACATGTCCAGGCATACGCCAGCGAACGTAATTATCTGCTCGCGGGTCGAGGACCCGAAGGATCGCCATGGTGCCAATACACCTTGCCTTTCCCCTACAACTATGTGCAATCAAACTATTGGGATGTTGGCTTCTTGCGCTACTACCAGTGGAGTCAGCTGCCTAATTTCATTTTGGCGCTGCCCATGCTACTCTTCATGAACTGGCATTGTTGTGATTATTTGTGGTCATTTGCCACCAGGAAGTGGGCACCTACCGCAAGCTGGCGGGATGTGCTGAAAGTTCAAAAGACGCTACCATTTGTGCTTCACGGCGCATTTTTAACGTTGGTATGTGCCCTGTTCGTTCACATTCAGGTGTCGACGCGCTTACTGGCATCAGCAACGCCCATTTTCTATTGGTTTGCTGCAGATCATATGCCGCGATCACTGGATCAGCTGAAGTTTCGCACAAAAGCTGGTGCTCTCTTCTTTTGGTGTACCGTATACTGTGCATGTGGTACTGTCCTTTTCAGCAATAATTATCCCTGGACTTGA